From Sediminitomix flava, the proteins below share one genomic window:
- a CDS encoding coiled-coil domain-containing 22 family protein → MKKKIILCTALVASLSFTSCVNEDLENLQNQIDELNEKVVDLEASQEQALLAAIAQMEATIQALSSTNAEQYATLLASYEAIQEEVAQNKNAVYYGSLLTDADYATFTAQGATIVTGKVTASTAEHVSALANVRVVGGNLDLTVFSDVTFENLETVGQHLDLSGSTDESSVSFPMLNSVGGAVYVNANEGLKSISADELVLVSSDLMITENPMMSSISFEKLAQVGGLNIEGEPGSDEDIMGPLRSFNIGMPNVNGSVSVMYVFGGMLNLGTIDGDLSVEHALFSEITSTTQSLSGLNLYNQGTSTLSFENLEEIVNNLRIEQAHYEFIDPDGGFGTWGTQASTSVFSEELENGMMEFPTFSSLEYIGGELNISGQGFDQLTTVDAFNKVLYLGGYNNNFQLKNANLESVNVFNALEELAQWGGIINVSVDANWFVGFNNLVNAQNTDIYMTLNPIQPKYDIGAGEDGLVYLEGVDYETAKLNAFNNLQSAKTLNLYAMEVTEVSAFSSLTSLNTFHWSTYLTLTLPMDSDLYSCSLGGLFDMVSNSDGSNISIAYKGESPNNPGLYVRLVVEDEVAFAQEKIAACDTAAE, encoded by the coding sequence ATGAAGAAAAAAATTATTCTTTGTACAGCTCTAGTAGCGTCTCTAAGCTTCACTAGCTGTGTAAATGAGGATCTAGAAAATCTACAGAATCAAATTGACGAACTAAACGAAAAAGTTGTAGACCTAGAGGCTTCACAAGAACAAGCACTTTTAGCTGCCATTGCACAGATGGAAGCTACTATCCAAGCACTATCATCTACAAATGCTGAGCAGTATGCTACGCTATTAGCAAGCTATGAGGCTATTCAAGAAGAAGTAGCACAAAACAAAAATGCAGTTTACTACGGTAGCCTTTTAACAGATGCTGATTATGCTACTTTCACGGCTCAAGGTGCTACGATCGTAACAGGTAAAGTAACTGCAAGTACTGCAGAACATGTATCAGCTCTAGCAAATGTAAGAGTTGTTGGAGGCAATCTTGACCTTACTGTTTTCTCTGATGTTACTTTTGAAAACTTAGAAACTGTAGGTCAGCATTTAGATTTATCAGGTAGTACAGACGAATCAAGCGTTAGCTTTCCAATGCTAAACTCTGTTGGTGGTGCTGTTTATGTTAATGCCAACGAAGGTTTGAAGTCTATCTCAGCTGACGAACTAGTTTTGGTTAGTTCGGATCTAATGATTACTGAAAACCCAATGATGTCTTCAATTTCTTTTGAGAAACTTGCTCAAGTGGGTGGATTGAATATTGAAGGTGAACCAGGCTCTGATGAAGATATAATGGGGCCATTAAGATCCTTTAATATTGGTATGCCAAATGTTAATGGTTCTGTTAGTGTAATGTATGTATTTGGCGGTATGCTAAACTTGGGGACAATTGATGGTGACTTGAGTGTAGAACATGCATTGTTTAGTGAAATAACTTCAACTACTCAGAGTCTATCAGGTCTAAATTTGTACAATCAAGGGACTTCAACTTTATCATTTGAAAATTTGGAGGAAATTGTTAATAACTTGAGAATTGAACAAGCACATTATGAATTCATCGATCCAGATGGTGGTTTTGGTACTTGGGGCACTCAAGCATCTACTTCTGTCTTTTCTGAAGAGTTAGAAAATGGAATGATGGAATTCCCTACTTTTTCATCTCTAGAATACATAGGTGGAGAGTTGAATATTAGTGGTCAAGGTTTTGATCAGCTTACTACTGTAGATGCTTTTAATAAAGTCCTTTATTTAGGAGGTTACAATAATAATTTCCAATTAAAAAATGCTAATCTAGAATCTGTAAATGTATTTAATGCATTAGAGGAGTTAGCACAATGGGGTGGTATTATTAATGTATCTGTTGATGCCAATTGGTTTGTTGGTTTTAATAATCTAGTAAATGCTCAAAATACTGATATTTACATGACCTTAAATCCAATTCAACCTAAATACGATATAGGAGCTGGGGAAGATGGTCTAGTGTATTTAGAGGGCGTTGATTATGAGACTGCTAAATTAAATGCATTTAATAATCTACAATCAGCAAAAACATTGAATCTATATGCAATGGAAGTTACTGAGGTAAGTGCTTTCTCTAGTTTGACATCATTAAATACTTTCCACTGGAGCACATATCTAACACTTACTCTGCCTATGGATTCGGATTTATACTCATGTTCACTAGGTGGTTTGTTTGATATGGTTTCTAATTCAGATGGATCTAATATTTCAATTGCATACAAGGGTGAATCTCCTAATAACCCTGGTTTATATGTAAGATTGGTAGTAGAGGATGAGGTAGCCTTTGCCCAAGAAAAAATTGCTGCATGTGATACGGCAGCAGAATAG
- a CDS encoding SusC/RagA family TonB-linked outer membrane protein gives MKKIIGSLFFSLFCINTIIAQSLQVKGKVIDEDGEGIPGVNVSVEGTTTGTITNLDGNYQITIQNESATLVYSFVGMKTAKEQVSGRSTINVTMQFDVQELADVMVVAYGTSTKEAYTGAAQVVDNEVLENRPVTSFEKALQGTTAGLMVTSSSGQPGAASTVRIRGIGSFSGGAPLYVLDGVPMNGSISDINPNDIENVTVLKDAAASSLYGSRAANGVILITTKKGKAGTTRISINSQVGFSQRISDGYALMNSTDIYEHSWRGLYNQAIIKDGLNVDDASSYAHENVQDIVGFNPFGVDNPLDANGKLIDGTQVITNTNWRDEIYKTGVIQNHNINISGGNDATKVFFSLGQYSDNGTVLSSNFNRFTNKISVSHKINNFLDAGINSLLSYAKTQAPPGGTGGSNPVRAAEVINAASPVYNADGSYNWDNKAIFDFNPVGLAELDEYTYETKRAVINSYLNARIGTKFNFRTTLGIDNSIDQGLTYYNPFNGNGAGVNGRSSKYAADNLAWNISNIFTYTEKGDDGVLEILLGQEAQGTDYNYLYAEVTDFSVPQQPDLVWGANPEQPSSFNSSSTLVSYLGQAKYDYLGRYYLSASLRSDGSSRFGENHKYGLFYSVGAGWNITDEEWMPQTEWLSNLKLRSSYGTSGSNNIGNFASMALYSSGANYGGQPGITPVQLGNANLQWEKNTGFNVGLEAVLFTKLSAEVEYYHRKSDGLLYSLPLSAGTGFGSIVTNLAAMENRGIEATINYDIVQSRNFNSSVSFNISTNYNKILELNTDRLVSGTKLLEPNASIYQFYMREWAGVNPDNGRPMWFVNEQEDDIEGSNLPVGAYEDPLGSGRQVTSDYAEAERTRLGTSLPDFFGGMNYSLAYKNFELGLYFYYSVGGKVYNVDYATNMHDGTQPGNNLAKEALNAWTPDNRFTDVPRYVVNNTDRGNEMSSRYLEDASYLRLKNISLAYNLPSTLCQRIGIQGLRTFISAENLWTITGYKGFDPEPAINGTTNSQIPGVKSVTMGVKLDI, from the coding sequence ATGAAAAAAATAATTGGATCACTTTTTTTTAGTCTCTTCTGTATAAACACAATTATCGCACAAAGTTTACAGGTGAAAGGAAAAGTGATAGACGAAGATGGTGAAGGTATACCAGGTGTCAATGTTTCTGTAGAAGGAACAACAACAGGAACCATCACAAATTTGGATGGTAATTACCAAATAACCATTCAAAATGAAAGTGCTACTTTGGTATATTCATTCGTAGGAATGAAGACAGCTAAAGAGCAGGTAAGTGGTCGGTCAACAATCAATGTAACAATGCAATTTGATGTGCAAGAGCTAGCCGATGTAATGGTTGTAGCCTATGGTACATCAACAAAAGAAGCCTATACAGGTGCTGCACAAGTAGTAGATAATGAGGTCTTAGAAAACAGACCAGTAACATCTTTTGAGAAAGCATTACAAGGAACTACAGCCGGTCTTATGGTGACAAGCAGTTCAGGACAACCTGGAGCGGCATCTACTGTTAGAATCAGAGGTATTGGTTCTTTTTCAGGAGGAGCACCACTATATGTTTTAGACGGTGTACCAATGAATGGCTCAATCAGTGATATTAACCCAAATGATATTGAAAATGTAACTGTATTGAAAGATGCAGCCGCATCTTCATTGTATGGTTCTAGAGCAGCAAATGGTGTAATCTTGATTACAACAAAAAAAGGAAAAGCAGGCACTACTAGAATCTCAATCAATAGCCAAGTAGGTTTTTCTCAGCGAATTTCAGATGGTTATGCTTTAATGAACTCTACTGATATTTATGAACACTCTTGGAGAGGTTTGTATAACCAAGCAATTATTAAAGATGGACTAAACGTAGATGATGCTTCTAGCTATGCTCACGAGAATGTTCAGGATATTGTTGGATTTAATCCTTTTGGTGTAGACAATCCGTTAGATGCAAATGGTAAATTGATTGATGGTACTCAAGTGATCACAAATACCAATTGGAGAGATGAGATTTATAAAACGGGAGTTATTCAAAATCACAATATCAATATTTCTGGAGGAAATGATGCTACTAAAGTATTTTTCTCTCTAGGTCAATACAGTGATAACGGTACTGTATTAAGCTCTAACTTTAATCGTTTTACAAATAAGATTAGTGTTTCTCACAAGATCAATAACTTCTTGGATGCAGGAATTAACTCATTACTTTCTTATGCAAAAACTCAAGCGCCTCCAGGTGGAACAGGCGGGTCAAACCCTGTAAGAGCAGCAGAAGTGATTAATGCAGCATCTCCTGTTTATAACGCTGATGGTTCTTATAACTGGGATAACAAAGCAATTTTTGACTTCAACCCAGTTGGACTAGCGGAACTTGATGAATATACTTACGAAACTAAAAGAGCAGTTATCAATTCATATTTGAATGCTAGAATAGGTACTAAATTTAATTTCAGAACTACACTAGGTATTGACAATAGCATTGATCAAGGTCTTACATATTACAACCCATTTAATGGAAATGGAGCAGGTGTAAATGGCCGTTCTAGTAAATATGCAGCCGACAACTTAGCTTGGAATATCTCAAACATCTTTACCTATACTGAAAAGGGTGATGATGGTGTATTAGAAATATTATTAGGTCAAGAAGCTCAAGGTACAGATTACAATTACCTATACGCAGAAGTTACAGATTTCTCTGTACCTCAACAACCTGATCTAGTATGGGGAGCTAATCCAGAGCAACCATCAAGTTTCAATTCTTCATCTACGCTAGTCTCTTATTTAGGACAGGCCAAATATGATTACTTGGGTCGTTATTATTTAAGTGCGAGTTTAAGAAGTGACGGTAGTTCTCGTTTTGGTGAAAATCATAAATATGGTTTATTCTATTCTGTTGGTGCAGGTTGGAATATCACAGATGAAGAGTGGATGCCACAAACTGAATGGTTAAGCAATTTGAAATTGAGATCTAGTTACGGTACATCGGGTAGTAATAATATCGGAAACTTCGCGAGTATGGCTCTTTATAGTAGTGGAGCTAACTATGGAGGACAGCCTGGTATTACACCTGTACAGTTAGGAAATGCAAATTTACAGTGGGAAAAAAATACAGGTTTTAACGTAGGATTAGAAGCTGTGCTTTTCACTAAATTAAGTGCTGAAGTAGAATATTATCACCGTAAATCTGATGGATTATTGTATTCTTTACCGCTTTCTGCAGGAACAGGTTTCGGTAGTATTGTAACCAACCTAGCTGCTATGGAAAACAGAGGTATTGAAGCTACAATTAACTATGATATCGTACAATCTCGTAATTTCAACAGTTCTGTTTCATTCAATATTTCTACGAACTATAACAAGATATTGGAGCTAAATACAGATCGATTAGTTTCTGGAACTAAACTATTGGAGCCAAACGCAAGTATCTATCAATTCTATATGAGAGAGTGGGCTGGAGTAAACCCAGACAATGGACGTCCAATGTGGTTTGTTAATGAGCAAGAAGATGATATTGAAGGAAGTAACCTTCCTGTTGGAGCATACGAAGATCCACTTGGTAGCGGTAGACAAGTAACTAGTGATTATGCTGAAGCAGAACGTACAAGATTAGGAACTTCATTACCCGATTTCTTTGGAGGTATGAACTACTCTCTTGCTTACAAAAACTTTGAATTAGGCTTGTATTTCTATTACAGCGTTGGAGGAAAAGTTTACAATGTAGATTATGCAACAAATATGCATGATGGTACACAACCTGGTAACAACTTAGCTAAAGAAGCTTTAAATGCTTGGACTCCTGATAATAGATTTACAGACGTACCAAGATATGTTGTCAACAACACAGACAGAGGTAACGAAATGTCTAGTAGATACTTGGAAGATGCATCTTACTTACGTCTAAAAAATATCTCTTTAGCATACAACCTACCATCAACATTATGTCAGCGCATTGGTATTCAAGGGTTAAGAACATTTATCTCAGCAGAGAATTTATGGACAATTACTGGATATAAAGGTTTCGATCCAGAACCAGCGATCAATGGTACGACAAACAGTCAAATTCCAGGTGTGAAGTCAGTTACAATGGGTGTCAAACTAGATATTTAA
- a CDS encoding RagB/SusD family nutrient uptake outer membrane protein, producing the protein MKKLKYILSSLLLVGLLSCSDEFLERQPSDSLPDDKVFDSYVTARAALVGAYDQMSVYSFEGLFLPIMSDIIGEDMMINSVNNWNWFVAVYQMEVLPNYTFADSPWWVAYKLIYDTNMIIRNASNIPDATPDQIDDLIGQARALRAYTYLKLVEVYAPAYAQNPQAPSVLLVEDIREIEEEDLPRASLDLVYDLIVDDLEQAIDLLDESDDKGFYDKRAARAILARAYLNMGMWEEALEMATLAVEGISLMSQSELMSGFMTRNAETIFSIAYTQNDNNIYLTIPSFYWPVAGYSSMRANDEFVKLFSSQDVRSGHFYKDNLIDPDRTMLLKFGHNQIVGNAERIVIRGAEMYLIIAECEAELGNYANAQEALFKVQNRADLTLQQSNAEGQALIDEILLERRKELFGEGFRWNDIKRRQLPFTRKGDHWVKFDFSAQDDDYYRLTFPIPQSEIDANNTLSGSDQNPGY; encoded by the coding sequence ATGAAAAAATTAAAATATATCCTAAGCAGTTTACTGCTAGTCGGTCTGCTATCATGCTCTGATGAGTTTTTAGAACGTCAACCTTCGGATTCATTACCTGACGATAAAGTATTTGATTCTTATGTAACTGCAAGAGCTGCATTAGTAGGGGCTTACGATCAGATGAGTGTTTATTCATTTGAAGGTTTATTTCTACCAATCATGTCGGATATTATTGGTGAAGATATGATGATCAATTCAGTGAACAACTGGAACTGGTTTGTTGCGGTCTATCAAATGGAGGTATTACCTAATTATACATTTGCAGATTCTCCATGGTGGGTAGCTTATAAGCTGATTTATGATACAAATATGATCATAAGAAATGCATCTAATATTCCCGATGCAACACCAGACCAGATTGATGATTTGATTGGACAGGCAAGAGCATTAAGAGCATATACTTATTTGAAGTTGGTTGAAGTTTATGCACCTGCTTATGCTCAAAATCCTCAAGCTCCATCTGTATTGTTGGTTGAAGATATTCGTGAAATTGAAGAGGAGGATTTACCAAGAGCGTCACTTGATTTAGTATATGATTTAATTGTAGATGACCTTGAACAAGCTATTGATCTTTTAGACGAAAGTGATGACAAAGGTTTTTACGATAAAAGAGCAGCAAGAGCCATTTTAGCAAGAGCATACCTGAATATGGGTATGTGGGAAGAAGCCTTGGAAATGGCTACTCTAGCTGTAGAAGGTATTTCTTTAATGTCTCAGTCTGAGCTGATGTCTGGATTTATGACAAGAAATGCTGAAACTATTTTTAGTATAGCTTACACTCAAAATGATAATAATATTTACCTAACAATTCCATCTTTCTATTGGCCTGTAGCAGGATATAGTTCTATGCGTGCCAATGATGAATTCGTGAAGTTATTCTCTTCTCAAGATGTAAGATCGGGTCATTTTTATAAAGATAATTTGATTGATCCAGACCGCACGATGCTATTGAAGTTTGGCCATAATCAGATTGTTGGTAATGCAGAACGTATTGTGATCAGAGGTGCAGAGATGTATTTGATCATTGCTGAATGTGAAGCTGAACTAGGCAATTATGCGAATGCTCAAGAAGCATTATTTAAAGTTCAAAACCGTGCTGACCTTACTTTACAACAGTCTAATGCTGAAGGTCAAGCCTTGATTGATGAGATTCTATTGGAAAGACGCAAAGAACTCTTTGGTGAAGGATTCAGATGGAACGATATCAAAAGACGCCAATTGCCTTTCACTAGAAAAGGAGACCATTGGGTAAAATTTGATTTCTCGGCTCAAGATGATGACTACTACCGATTGACTTTTCCAATACCTCAATCAGAAATTGATGCCAATAACACACTGAGTGGGAGTGATCAAAACCCTGGCTATTAA